CGACAGCGACTGAAACGGTCCCAGAGCCACAGTTTTGTGACACGGCCCCGTGTCCCGTGGTATGGCACGAACCGCAGTTATCGGCGGCGTCGGTCCCGGCCTCGGCGCATCGCTCGCCCGCAAATTCGTCGACGAGGGCTGTCAAGTCGGGCTGTTCGCTCGGTCGGCGGACTACCTCGAGGACCTGGCGGCCGACCTCGGCGACGACGCGCTCGCCGTTCCGACGGACATCACGGATCCGGACGCGGTCGAGGCGGGCTTTCGAGAGGTTCGCGACGCCTTCGGTCCCGTAGATATCCTCGTCAATCACGCGAGCGGTGGCTCCTGGAAAGGCGTCCGGGACATCTCTCCGGCGGAGTTCGAGCAGGCGTGGGAGGTCTCGGCCCACGGCGCGCTCCTGTGCTCGCAGGAAGCCGTCGAAGATATGCTCGCCGCGGACGGCGGGACGATCATCTTCACCGGCGCGACCTCCGCTGTTCGCGGGCGGGGCGGCGCAATCGGCTTCAGCGCGGCCAAGTTCGGGGTTCGTGGAATGGCCGAATCCATGGCTCGAGAGCTCGGTCCCGAGGGAATCCACGTCGCTCACGTGGTGATCGACGGCCAGATCGAGACGCCGCGGGTTCGCGAGTCCCAGCCCGACCGCGACGAGGCGGAGTTCCTCGACCCGGACGCCATCGCCGACTCCTACTGGCACCTCGTGACGCAGGATCGATCCGCGTGGACCCTCGAACTCGACGTTCGACCTCACGTCGAGGAGTTCTGACCGTCGTCCGAAGTCTTCCAGTGCGTTCGGAACGCGTCGAGCAGAGCCGAGGCCGTTCGTCGCCAAACGAGGGCTTATTCCCCCAGGGCGTCGATGCGTCGATATGACACGCGTCGCGTTGATCGCCCACGACGAGAAGAAGCCGGACCTCATCGACTTCGCTCGAGCGCACGAAGACCAACTACGGGCGTACGAACTGATCGCGACCGGAACGACGGGAAAGCGGCTGATCGACGAGATCGGCCTCGAGGTCGAGCGAAAGGAATCGGGACCGCTCGGCGGGGACATGATGATCGGGTCGGAGGTCGCGGAGGGGAAACTCGACGGGGTCGTCTTCCTCCGGGATCCGCTCCGAGCCCAGCCCCACGAGCCCGATATCTCGGCGCTGTTGCGCATCTGTGACGTTCACGATACGGCGCTCGCGACGAACCTCGCCTCCGCGGAGTTCCTCATCGAAGGGTTAGCGGAGTAGTCCTCGACTGCCGTCGATTCGACCACCGCTCGATCGGTATCGATCACCCCCGTGAAGTGGGGTGTGAACCACCGCGTCCGTTTCTGCCGCCGTCTCGGCCCGAAGGGATAGCTTCAACCCGCTCGAGCCCCCTGTCACGCCTATGCTACGGGCGGTCGTCTTCGATCTCGATTACACGCTCGCCGTTCCGCGACGGGATCGGACGACGATTCTCGAGGAAGCCGCGGCCGCGACGGATGCCCCCTCGCTCACCCGCGACGCCTATCTCGAGGCCCACCGCCGGAACCTGACCAGCGAGACGCGCGAGCCGATCTTCGCGGACCTCCTCGAGGGAACGGAGAGCGACGCCGATCCGGCCGCCGTCGCGACGGCCTACCGCGAGACGATTTCGGACGCGCTCGAGCCGCTCCCGGGGGTCGAAGCCATGCTCGCGGACCTGCGGGGGGAGTATCGGGTCGGTCTGCTCACCAACGGTCCCGTTCGCGCCCAGCGGGACAAACTCGAGACGCTGGGCTGGGAGGACGCCTTCGACGCCGCGCTGGTGACCGGCGAGC
This portion of the Natrinema salinisoli genome encodes:
- a CDS encoding SDR family NAD(P)-dependent oxidoreductase — translated: MARTAVIGGVGPGLGASLARKFVDEGCQVGLFARSADYLEDLAADLGDDALAVPTDITDPDAVEAGFREVRDAFGPVDILVNHASGGSWKGVRDISPAEFEQAWEVSAHGALLCSQEAVEDMLAADGGTIIFTGATSAVRGRGGAIGFSAAKFGVRGMAESMARELGPEGIHVAHVVIDGQIETPRVRESQPDRDEAEFLDPDAIADSYWHLVTQDRSAWTLELDVRPHVEEF
- a CDS encoding HAD family hydrolase — protein: MLRAVVFDLDYTLAVPRRDRTTILEEAAAATDAPSLTRDAYLEAHRRNLTSETREPIFADLLEGTESDADPAAVATAYRETISDALEPLPGVEAMLADLRGEYRVGLLTNGPVRAQRDKLETLGWEDAFDAALVTGELEAGKPDPRAFEAITGELGVDPADAVYVGDEVEADVRGATETGLRAIQVLLEDGPDPDPRAVAHVEQTEIATVLPDILGDLE
- a CDS encoding methylglyoxal synthase, with the protein product MTRVALIAHDEKKPDLIDFARAHEDQLRAYELIATGTTGKRLIDEIGLEVERKESGPLGGDMMIGSEVAEGKLDGVVFLRDPLRAQPHEPDISALLRICDVHDTALATNLASAEFLIEGLAE